Below is a window of Lagenorhynchus albirostris chromosome 11, mLagAlb1.1, whole genome shotgun sequence DNA.
GTGAGCACAGCAGATACAGTGATAAAATGGTGAAGCTACTAATTATCTCTGACTCTTCACATTGAGAAAAATTGTGAATAAGAGCCAAGAAAATCCTTATAATTTATGgggggtttgttgttgtttgtttgcttgttttagcCGCACCGTGTGGCTGATGGGATCTTggtcccagaccagggattgaaccccggccctcagcaatgaaagcacagagtcctaaccattggaccgccatgGAATTCCCTAATTTATGGGATATTGAGAGCTGGGAGCCGGCAAGACCAGatattattttagtattattCTCTGTAATCCTGGATTAAGAGTTTCCTAAATAGTTCAACCTTGCCTGTAAAACTTCTCATAAATAGAGGGTGGCGGATAGATGTGGAACATGAATGACAAACAGGAGACACAGATGAACTTGTACCACATCCTGTGCTTAAGGCAGACAGTACTAACTGGTTATACAGCTTTTCCAGGTATAGCTTCAAAGTCTTAACCCTCCAGGGAGTCACTCCTACTGAGTCAAAGTTGCCAAGGAAGAGTTTACAATATCCAGGCCAAAATGACCTTAAAATATCTCAGCCGGTGTCTATATGTGAGAGTGGAGGTGGCGACTTGCCTTCCTTGTAAGTGCTGTGATCTCCTCTAGCCCAGCAGGTTTTAGCTTTGCAGTCTCTGTGCCACACAAGAATAAAGGCTGTGTCATAGAATTCCTTTCAATAAATAGTAGAAAATGTTAATACCCTGTATTATCACAGCTGTTTACTGAATGGTATCTTGTTcccagggaaatttatagcagcGTGCCTTGGTAGTTTAGTAACTGATAGCTTTTGGTTTCTGATGACAGTTGTTATAATCATGGAATGTTAGCATTGGAAGAAACTTAAGTGATGAACTAACTCAAccctttttctttccatatataGTAAATTAATCTGCAAGACTCTTATTATTCTTGTTTCAagtaataatgtaaataaaaaccgCAATATTGCATTTCCCATGTTTTACAATCTCTCTTACTATAAAACTTAAGTTTTTTGCCTGTCTTTCTAACTCCCATTATCTCTCATAATGAAAAGTCAAGTATTTACATCTTTCTGGCTGCGTCTTATATGGAGGATGGGGCAGTGTGAAAGGAGTAAACCAGGGAACCCATTAATTGACATAGCAGTTGAAATCAGTTTTGATGtacttacatatattattttttaaattgttagtgGACATTCTCACATATGTTACCTGGAAACTAAGTGGATTACCCAAGCACCGTGTGATTGGAAGTGGATGTAATCTGGATTCTGCTAGATTTCGCTATCTTATGGCTGAAAAACTTGGCATTCATCCCAGCAGCTGCCATGGATGGATTCTGGGAGAACATGGCGACtcaagtggtaaaaaaaaaaaggacaatattTACTGTGTACTTATGTGGTGTTCTTGCCATTCtgactgttttgtttgtttttacattatattttctatattttcacgTACTTCACATTACTAATAAGTAATTGTGGGAGGTTACTTTGATACTGACTAGGTAAATATCTGATTCCTCATCAACTTTTTGCCTTCTAAGTTTAGTATCCACTTATGATTCTTGcctaaataaattatgatggtTGTCAAACATGATattctaattccatcatttcaTCTTAAACATTGAATTTTATACATTGAATAGGCTTATGGTGTAAAACTGTCATAATCCAAAACATAATGATAATCTTTGTTTTACTAAATTCAGTTTTGCCCAATATGCAAGGGGCTATTTTCTCCCTAAAAGGTTAAGGTGTAAATTTTCCTTTGAATTTAGTGAGAGTTAGTACTGTGATTTTGGTAGAGTTTACTTTCGTACTGAAAGAATTTGGTCTTAAAATTATTGCATTGGTGCTTTCTTATATGAtgatgctgacttttttttttctgacacatTGTACCACTTCATTCAAGAGTTTCTCATGTCCAACGATTTTCCTGAATTTATATGCTATATAAAGTAGTACAATGTCTGGTGTACAGTAAAAACTCAGTGCTAGTTATCACAGTTGCTAGAAACACAAATCTGGAAGTGACCTTACATGTTGAAGATCCTTTAGCTGGCTAGTGGCATAACTGTAGCTAGAATCATGTCTTCTGATTCCTGTCCAATGTTTTATTTACTCATTACTGTGTCATTTTTTCCAAAACATCTCCCCCCCCTATTTCCGTATTGATCTATACTGTGtacataaaatgaaagagaattaaACTATGCTCACTTAGGCATGATTATGTAGATTTCATAGTCTTCAACAAAAACCAGGAAAATGCTGCAGTTTTCTCAACAGTTACCCTGAATTAGCAAACGTTGTGGACTGAAACATGGTCTTGTTTGGCCATGGGCAGCTTTGCCCTTCACAGTTGGTTCTGGCCTTTACCCCAGGGCTCTGCTCTTATTTTCTGAATCTAAGTGTTTTCCTTCAAAGCTTCCTAAGGAACACATGCTTATTTTTCAAGGTCCGGTTCAAACGCATATTTTTTGTAGCGCTTTCTGACATTTGATTTTCCCCTACATTAAGTAGAcccttatttatgttttattacacTTTCTTCATCCCTCTGTAAGAACATATCCCATTGCTTTAGTGTCCTTTACTAACTGTTTCTCCTAGTAAATTCTCAACTTGTCGATGGTACAGAGCATATTTTAATCCATCTTTATATGCCTTTTGGCTGGGCAAGAGGTGTTCAGAATAGGTAACGGGGTGTTTTGGTGCGTCAAAGCCTCCAAAAGATATAGTCAATGATAATACCTTTGTCTGCTCTGCCTTTGGGGGCATTCTTGGAAGGAAATATTTGGTGCAGTTAAGACCAGAGCAATTCATTGTGGTTACATGGAGTTTCTTTCCAGAAATGGACTGAACTTAGAGCATGATAAGAGAAAATTAGACGACACTTGGGTCTTTTCCaagaattcttttgttttttacttcacTCTAGGAATAAAGGAggcttatatttgaaaaatacgcAGGCAAAAAGTTAAGAATTCCTCAAACCCAAAGTTTAGAATAGTCCCAAACTAGAATCCCTTAGGAGTTCACAAACCTAGGGAAAGGCAAGAATTTCATAATGCCTGTAAGCTTTACCCAGCAATTCTGTTTGCGCCAAAACGGTTGAAAGTTAAAAGGTCAGATTTGAGGGCAAATGTCAGCCTTTGCAGGGAAGTATATTGGAGTCAGTTGTCACTGGAGCAGTAAGTGGGTAACTTGCAACAGGGGTGAAATCTGAACtaagagaagaaaagattttttaaaaataaggtcagAGATAGATAAaatgtttgtgtatttattttttcccccgcAGTGGCTGTGTGGAGTGGCGTGAATGTGGCAGGTGTTTCTCTCCAGGAACTGAATCCAGAAATGGGAACGGACGATGATAGTGAAAATTGGAAGGAAGTGCACAAGATGGTGGTTGAAAGGTACGTAGGAGGGAGCTTGATTTAAGACAATTAGTATCATGTTAGACAAAATTGTGAACGCTTCCCATGGCTGCCTGTTCagataaacttaaaagttttttgtttgtttgttttttgctttttttcctgtttttcttttttttaattactctttgttttgggggggtggttttttattattttttctttctttctattttttctgttatatttttctttctattttttcttatcttttagatAAACTCTATATAATAGTAACTATGCAGCTATTATCTTCTGAAACAGGCAAGACTAACTTATACTGGTCAAATTTGCTATGCTGGTCCCCCTAGggaaagcaaatatttttctagaGAAATTCTATTGTAGAAGTAACAGGAGTGGGACATGGAATTAACAAGTGAGAAAGGCTTTCAAAATACCTACTGTTGACACGTAAGGTTGGCTTATTTAGAAAAGTAAACCTAGACACTATTAGTGTCATAATTGCGTTAAATAATACTTACTGATTGATTGCTGATAGTGTTTAAGCTGTGCTGTATTTATCTTTCCACACCCAACCAAGGatgtcctcctctccctctttgaAACTGCCTTTTGTTACTAACTGTCTTCTCTTTCTATGACCTTCATGTTTATCCTAAAATAAGGTGTCATTTTGGACCAGAGTAAAGAATGTGGGCTTAGATTGAAATTCTAGCACTGACACTAACTAACTGTATAGTCTTGGGAAGCCATTTAACCCTTAagctgaatctcagttttctcctctgtaaagtcATAAGGTATTTAAGTTATTGTAAAAATTGAGTTAAATCACACATACTTATCATTGATAAGCATTCAAGAAACATTAGCTTCTATTTTCAGAGAATTGTTGTTGTAAGACTAACTGATATCTCAAATATGGATCATTTTGTTTAgttcaactttatttattttatttttggctgtgttgggtcttcgttgctgtgcgcaggctttctctggttgcggcgagcgggggctactcttcgttgcggtgtgcaggcttctcactgtggtggcttctcttgttgcggagctcgggctctaggctcgcgggcttcagtagctgtggcttgtgggctgtagagcgcaggctcagtagttgcggcacacgggcttagttgctccgcggcatatgggatcttcctggaccagggcttgaacccatgtcccctgcattggcaagtggattcttaaccactgcgccaccagggaagtccaaccctTTATTTTATAAACGAGAAAACTAGGGCTCACCCAGGTaatataacttgcccaagttcttTTAATCGGTGATAGATTGCATTAAATCCCAATTTTTTAATACCCAGTTAACTCCTCCTACCTAATTCTCAAGTACAAGTGCCTTTGTGGGTTTCAAAGGGTATAATTTGTGCTCAGAAAGTTGCCGGGCAAGGTGTTGCCAATACTTTTCTCTTAAGTTAGTTGGTCATGGTATTTTAGGTGACAATGGTTAGTGGCCTCAAATGGACCTGAAAATCAAAGTATATTTTGTTCTTTGAATGTGAAGGTTCTTTTACTTTCATTGTTCCCTGATTTCATTAATATCTTTGGAAATACTGATGTTTATGAATAAGAAGATTGGTtggaaaatgtacattttaactCTGTGACTTTATAGTCATTTATACAATAAACTACTTAAATTTGTCAAAGCATTTACATAGCACCTAccatgaagttttaaaattttaaacattttacatatatattaaccCATTTAACAAACTTATGAAGTAGATACCattgttatccttattttacagaagcAGACACTGAGACAGGTAGATTAAATAATTTACTCAAGATTACACAGTTAAGAGACAGCAGGAGTCAAACCCAAAGAGTCTGGTGTCAATTATCtcttttatgaaatttttttttccttagtgccTATGAAGTCATCAAGCTAAAAGGATACACCAACTGGGCTATTGGATTAAGTGTGGCTGATCTTATTGAATCTATGTTGAAAAATCTATCCAGGATTCACCCAGTGTCAACAATGGTGAAGGTAAActgttataaaatattatgatttCTAGTCGAGTATTCTATATGTAGATTCATTTTAAGAAGGATGAGATAATGTCTCAGTCCACAGTTATTTTTTCATCTCAAAGTTTTATGGAAACCTTTCTCCTTTCCAACAGAAGTTTAGGACAATAAGAGCAAAAATTTATACAGACATTGAATGCATTTTTACATTTCTCCCTTGTATGATGTGGCAAATTAAATATTAACTCTGAATCTTATTCAGCATATTCTCAGATGATCATCTGAATAAGTTTAATAGTTTCATTTCAAGTTGGTATATTAAACTATAGATTGGCTTTGATGTATGTAGCATTCGATACCTTAACAAATTTAGTTTAATTCAAAAGCTATGGAACAGTTAAGTAgaaattgattattttaaaataaaattaaaattgtattaaaacaTTGTCTAAGATAGTGGACTTATTTTCTACAAGTCAACAGCAGGGGTGAAAATGTAAGGGGGGAACTGCAGTAGATTCAAAGAAACTAAGAGGTAAATATAGAACTGTTGGGGGGGTAGAACACAAGTGTCAgatgttttgggggttttgttgttttgggggtgtttttgATACTatggcaaaaaaattaaaagcaagtaTGGCAAGAATTGGATAATTGCTGAGTCTTAGAGTGCATATATATAGGAGTTTGTTTATTCCCTACACTTTGGTGTATATACAAAAACTTTcgaagttaatttaaaaaaatattaaactgaCTTGATTAatatactaaaataatttaattaattatgtaGTTAAATTGACCCTCTGAGTAATTGACTTAATACAAACCGGTAAAGTGTTTTGGgaattgtatgattttttttcagcaaCTCTTGGGTGTTGCGAGAATCTTGCCTTTGAGTGGCATCCAGCTACTTTCCTGGACCTTGTAGGTTGGCTACTACCTGAAATTCTCTCCTTAactaaagaattttaagaaacttaaaatttCATGAAAAGAAGCCCAGTGAGAACCACATTTGAATGTGATTTGAATTTGAAGACATAATCAAATTCTATTAAAGTGTATTGAAGCAGAGAGGTATCAGTAAGTTCAATCAAGTACATAAAATTCTAGTTTTATCATAGTGTGTACTTGTATATTCTATGTATAAAATCTAATTAGAAACACAAGTATTAGGGATATATAGGCCTGTAAGTGATAAAAACTAAAGAATGAGTTTATGCTTATCAAATTTCCTGCAGTTCTTCCTGTTCGAACTCAGTACCTGTGATCATTCTTACCTGTGGTTTCATTTCCTCATCTCgttgcttttcttgttgtggcAGGGGATGTATGGCATTGAGAATGAAGTCTTCTTGAGCCTTCCATGTATCCTGAATGCTCGGGGGTTAACCAGTGTTATCAGCCAGAAGCTGAAGGATGATGAGGTTGCGCAACTCAAGAAAAGTGCAGACACCCTCTGGGACATCCAGAAGGACCTAAAGGACCTGTGACTTGTGGCTGCTAGGCTGTAGAAACTTAAAACTACAGTGTGATTAACCACGAGCCTTTAGTTTCCATCCCTGTACATGGAGCACAGTCTGCTCTTATCTTCCAAAGTATGTGAATCTGGGCTCCCAGAATCAAAGCCCAAGCTTGGTTTAATGCTTGCAAGATGAGTCcttgaacaaataaaattaactatcGTAGTGTGCTTCTGTCTCTGGAATTCCTTCTTTAATGGTTTCTGAAAGATTTCAGTCTGTTTTTTCAAATAATCTTCCCCCCCCACATCATAAATTTCCCTAAAGTCTGTCATCTACATTCCATCTTCTTCTTTTGCCAAACAGCACTACAATTCTTTGTCACAACATGTACTATGATTTTGTTGTTGTCCTGAGAATGTggttaccatttttttttgagGACTTTATTTTTTGGGGAGCAGGTTTAGTTTCACGGCCaaattgagaggaagatacagagatttcccataacACTTGCTTCCATACATGCATAGTCTCCCGTTACCGACATCACTCACTGGAGTGGTATGTTTGTTACAGTCAGTGAACCAGCATTGACACGACATCATCCAAAACCCGTCATCTACtttacagttcactcttggtgttgtgcattctATGGGCCTTACCATTTTAAGGTTACCACCACTGAAGAAAGAAGTAGAACCAATGGATGACATTTACAAGGAAgtccattttatttctctaaaaggAAGAACCTCTAAAACAGCTTACTAAAGTAGGGATTAACTTTGTTAGAGTTGGTTCTATttgataatgaagaaaaatgaaagtttggACTGAATTATCCAGATCCAGGCTACTGGGAGACAGCATAATGGGAGGTTAAGAGGGGGACTTATAGCCGACTTACTTTAACAAAGAGTTTCTACTTTACATGTAATATCTGAGGGTCAGTTTTTTAGGTAGTGTTAAAAACATGGACTTTGTTATCACGTAAACCTGGGTTTCATTGATTAACTGCAATTTGGGGCAAGTTACGTACTTAACCACTcctaagcctcaattttcttaaCCTGTGAAGTAGTGGTAATAATGGTACCTCTTCAGTATGGTGTATGAATTAAATGAGAACATGTAAAACTCAGCACAATGCTTGGTTCTAATAGTAAGCAAGTAGTGCTTACTGTTCTAAgtgatttacatatatattaactcatctaaGTCATCCTAACTA
It encodes the following:
- the LDHB gene encoding L-lactate dehydrogenase B chain, whose amino-acid sequence is MATLKEKLIAPVAEEEATVPNNKITVVGVGQVGMACAISILGKSLTDELALVDVLEDKLKGEMMDLQHGSLFLQTPKIVADKDYSVTANSKIVVVTAGVRQQEGESRLNLVQRNVNVFKFIIPQIVKYSPDCIIIVVSNPVDILTYVTWKLSGLPKHRVIGSGCNLDSARFRYLMAEKLGIHPSSCHGWILGEHGDSSVAVWSGVNVAGVSLQELNPEMGTDDDSENWKEVHKMVVESAYEVIKLKGYTNWAIGLSVADLIESMLKNLSRIHPVSTMVKGMYGIENEVFLSLPCILNARGLTSVISQKLKDDEVAQLKKSADTLWDIQKDLKDL